The Oreochromis niloticus isolate F11D_XX linkage group LG2, O_niloticus_UMD_NMBU, whole genome shotgun sequence genome includes a region encoding these proteins:
- the thoc3 gene encoding THO complex subunit 3 codes for MASQYFQEMQESFKNNSKSREFPAHTAKVHSVAWSCDGRRLASGSFDKTASVFVLEKDRLVKENNYRGHSDSVDQLCWHPTNPDLFVTASGDKTIRIWDVRTTKCIATVNTKGENINICWSPDGQTIAVGNKDDVVTFIDAKTHRSKAEEQFKFEVNEISWNNDNDMFFLTNGNGCINILSYPELKPIQSINAHPSNCICIKFDPTGKYFATGSADALVSLWDVEELVCVRCFSRLDWPVRTLSFSHDGKMLASASEDHFIDIAEVETGEKLWEVQCDSPTFTVAWHPKRPLLAYACDDKEGKYDNNREAGTVKLFGLPNDS; via the exons ATGGCGTCGCAGTATTTCCAAGAGATGCAGGAGagctttaaaaataacagcaaaagCCGCGAATTTCCCGCTCATACGGCTAAAGTTCACTCGGTGGCGTGGAGCTGTGATGGCAGGAGGCTGGCCTCCGGGTCCTTTGATAAAACAGCGAGCGTCTTCGTGCTGGAAAAGGACCGTTTG GTGAAAGAGAATAACTACAGAGGTCACAGTGACAGCGTTGATCAGCTCTGCTGGCATCCCACCAACCCGGATCTGTTCGTCACAGCGTCCGGAGACAAAACCATCCGCATCTGGGATGTACGCACCACAAAATGCATCGCTACCGTCAACACGAAGG GTGAGAACATCAACATCTGCTGGAGCCCAGACGGTCAAACCATCGCCGTGGGGAACAAAGATGACGTGGTGACTTTCATCGATGCCAAGACACACCGCTCCAAGGCAGAGGAGCAGTTCAAGTTTGAGGTGAATGAGATCTCGTGGAACAACGACAACGACATGTTCTTCCTCACCAACGGAAACGGCTGCATCAATATTCTGAG TTATCCGGAGCTGAAGCCCATCCAGTCCATCAATGCCCACCCGTCCAACTGCATCTGCATCAAGTTTGACCCCACAGGGAAGTATTTCGCCACAGGAAGTGCCGATGCGTTGGTCAGCCTGTGGGATGTGGAGGAGCTGGTGTGTGTCCGCTGCTTCTCCAG ACTGGACTGGCCAGTGAGGACTCTGAGCTTCAGCCATGATGGCAAGATGCTGGCCTCGGCCTCCGAGGATCACTTCATAGACATCGCTGAGGTGGAAACGG GAGAGAAGCTTTGGGAGGTTCAGTGTGACTCTCCAACCTTCACAGTCGCCTGGCACCCAAAGAGGCCCCTGCTGGCCTACGCCTGTGATGACAAGGAGGGCAAGTACGACAACAACCGGGAGGCGGGCACCGTCAAACTGTTTGGCCTCCCCAACGACTCCTGA
- the shtn3 gene encoding LOW QUALITY PROTEIN: shootin-1 (The sequence of the model RefSeq protein was modified relative to this genomic sequence to represent the inferred CDS: inserted 1 base in 1 codon; deleted 2 bases in 1 codon) has protein sequence MLPCSPSAQMEGCEEEEEKDAHMQTECNRLTEERDEAERQLKHIKRVSQMVIEEVTVLQTQLEIEKSCRENAEALATKLNCENRKLKYPSLSSRPCLDELLPSISDCIALEADADAADTGDCSPDVFTQYHQQVKELRETVNSLLEEKKNFVCQIHDQQQRIEELITQSEKDQAEMKQLRETVEQQSKTIKRFNRVSMMAAQEYEGMKEQLDLEQSLRVKAETYAHEMLVKQKEANRQSMLLLQSAEPSVQLLKALEDVAAVTKTLEEERLQHQQKVQSLEEQLEQSRVKTQLEALQRQLELLEVDKKEAEGRLEQALKKNEELEERVHELQEAQKKIAMTTSTDPPPPAPGVAPPPAPPPQPPPPPPPPPPPPPPPPPXCNPLSSLIAIMRKSSKGSKASVKAEQPPAAAEGVDDVKVKAVNEMMERIKHGVVLRPVKSQDTKRIAVKPPPTCEEKQQESAMEELKGILETVKRSPSRGSQESGPSPPGKKDSELEVILRRRRNKAGEAGSGDEGHMSHVSSSDSLNGRRTSSDSGKDPEGPGGLSAPSDPAGPRLSPERRGSGPGPVVARRKSSDTGRERRSCSSLSEKETAESPVSNGCINSVEEDQIKSNGVDHAVPGDDADAALSAGSINGSADAEC, from the exons TGTCTCAGATGGTGATTGAGGAGGTGACTGTTCTGCAGACTCAGCTGGAGATCGAGAAGTCGTGTCGGGAGAATGCAGAGGCCCTGGCCACAAAG CTGAACTGTGAGAACAGGAAGCTGAAGTACCCGAGTCTGTCGTCGCGGCCGTGTTTGGACGAGCTGCTCCCCAGCATCTCCGACTGCATCGCACTGGAGGCCGACGCAGACGCAGCAGACACAGGAGACTGCAGCCCCGACGTCTTCACGCAGTACCATCAGCAGGTTAAAG AGCTGAGGGAGACGGTGAACAGCTTgttggaggagaagaagaattTTGTCTGTCAGATTCATGACCAGCAGCAAAGGATAGAAGAGCTGATTACACAG TCAGAGAAAGATCAGGCTGAGATGAAGCAGCTTCGTGAAACAGTCGAGCAGCAAAGCAAAACCATCAAGAGATTTAACAGAG TCTCCATGATGGCAGCTCAGGAGTACGAGGGAATGAAGGAGCAGCTTGACTTGGAGCAGAGCCTCCGAGTCAAAGCTGAAACTTATGCACACGAG ATGCTGGTGAAGCAGAAGGAGGCCAACAGGCAGagcatgctgctgctgcagagtgCTGAGCCCAGCGTTCAGCTGCTCAAAGCCCTCGAAGACGTTGCTGCCGTCACCAAAACCCTGGAGGAGGAGCGACTGCAGCATCAGCAGAAG GTGCAGAGCCTGGAGGAACAGCTGGAGCAGAGCCGTGTGAAGACACAGCTGGAGGCTCTGCAGAGGCAGCTGGAGCTGTTGGAGGTGGACAAGAAGGAGGCGGAGGGACGACTGGAGCAGGCACTGAAGAAGAACGAGGAGCTGGAGGAAAGAG TTCACGAGCTCCAGGAGGCCCAGAAAAAAATCGCCATGACGACCAGCACAGACCCCCCTCCTCCTGCACCTGGGGTCGCGCCGCCTCCCGCCCCTCCTCCACAGCCGCCgccaccccctcctcct cctccccctccccctccgcCTCCCCCTC GATGTAACCCCCTCAG CTCTCTGATAGCCATCATGAGGAAATCTTCCAAAGGTTCCAAAGCCTCCGTGAAGGCCGAGCAGCCTCCTG CTGCTGCTGAAGGTGTGGATGACGTGAAAGTGAAGGCGGTGAACGAGATGATGGAGCGCATCAAACATGGCGTCGTCCTGCGGCCCGTCAAGAGTCAGGACACCAAG AGGATAGCAGTAAAA CCGCCTCCAACCTGTGAGGAGAAACAGCAGGAGAGCGCCATGGAGGAACTGAAAGGCATCCTG GAGACGGTGAAGAGGAGCCCCAGCCGAGGCTCGCAGGAGTCGGGACCGTCACCTCCCGGAAAGAAGGACAGTGAGCTGGAGGTCATCCTGAGACGCCGACGCAACAAGGCGGGCGAGGCCGGCTCAGGAG ATGAGGGCCATATGAGCCACGTCTCATCTTCTGACAGCCTGAATGGAAGGCGAACCAGCAGCGACTCCGGAAAAGATCCAGAAGGGCCCGGCGGGCTGAGTGCCCCATCTGACCCAGCAGGGCCCAGGCTTAGCCCGGAGAGACGGGGGTCGGGCCCGGGGCCGGTCGTAGCCCGGAGGAAGAGCTCGGACACGGGCAGGGAGAGGAGGTCCTGCAGCTCTCTGTCTGAGAAAGAAACAGCCGAGTCTCCAGTCAGCAATGGCTGCATCAACAG TGTCGAGGAGGATCAAATCAAGTCAAACGGAGTCGACCATGCAGTGCCCGGTGATGATGCAGACGCCGCCCTCTCTGCCGGCTCAATCAACGGCAGCGCAGACGCAGAGTGCTAG